In Deinococcus maricopensis DSM 21211, one genomic interval encodes:
- the cysS gene encoding cysteine--tRNA ligase: protein MTQTLPDIYLHDTLTRQKVKFEPTTPGRVGMYLCGPTVYSDAHVGHAKKEVAFDVVRRYFLHRGYAVRYVSNITDVGHLQNDSDDGEDKIAKRAALEQLEPMEVADKYFWSFVSDMERLNVLKPSINPRATGHITEQIELIEELIARGHAYAANGSVYFDVRSWPRYGVLSGRKLDDQEEGTREDVREEKRDPRDFALWKRAEAGHIMRWDSPWGVGFPGWHIECSAMSLKYLGEGFDIHGGGLDLQFPHHEAEIAQSEAAGHAFARYWMHNNMLTIGGEKMSKSKGNFTTLADLYGRVDPMVVRFLLISSHYRSITEMNDDAFVSAANGYRRLNEALHEVERRLPDAADGEDAALSRKIAGHVAAFEAAMSDDFNTPKAVAALFGLTTDVNAALNAGAVPNATLVAARDAYRQLGGDVLGLFADTQDARQDDTQLVSALMDLVLKARQNYRLNKQYGEADELRDTLTKVGVTVEDTKDGPRWRR from the coding sequence ATGACGCAAACGCTGCCTGACATCTACCTGCACGACACCCTCACGCGCCAGAAAGTGAAGTTCGAGCCGACCACGCCCGGCCGGGTCGGCATGTACCTGTGCGGCCCGACCGTCTACAGCGACGCGCACGTCGGCCACGCGAAAAAGGAAGTCGCGTTCGACGTGGTCCGCCGGTACTTCCTGCACCGCGGGTACGCCGTGCGGTACGTCAGCAACATCACTGACGTCGGCCACCTGCAAAACGACAGCGACGACGGCGAGGACAAGATCGCCAAACGCGCCGCGCTGGAGCAGCTCGAACCGATGGAAGTCGCCGACAAGTACTTCTGGTCGTTCGTGTCCGACATGGAACGCCTGAACGTCCTCAAGCCCAGCATCAACCCGCGCGCCACCGGCCACATCACTGAACAGATCGAGCTGATCGAGGAACTGATCGCGCGCGGCCACGCGTACGCCGCGAACGGCAGCGTGTACTTCGACGTGCGCTCCTGGCCGCGTTACGGCGTCCTGTCTGGCCGGAAGCTCGACGACCAGGAGGAAGGCACCCGTGAGGACGTCCGCGAGGAGAAACGCGACCCGCGCGACTTTGCCCTCTGGAAACGCGCGGAAGCCGGGCACATCATGCGCTGGGACAGCCCCTGGGGCGTCGGTTTCCCCGGCTGGCACATTGAGTGCAGCGCCATGAGCCTCAAGTACCTCGGCGAAGGTTTCGACATCCACGGCGGCGGCCTGGACCTGCAGTTCCCGCACCACGAGGCGGAAATTGCGCAGAGCGAAGCGGCCGGGCACGCGTTCGCGCGGTACTGGATGCACAACAACATGCTCACCATCGGCGGCGAGAAGATGAGCAAGAGCAAGGGGAACTTCACGACCCTCGCGGACCTGTACGGACGCGTGGATCCGATGGTCGTGCGCTTCCTGCTGATCAGCAGCCACTACCGCAGCATCACCGAAATGAACGACGACGCCTTCGTGAGCGCCGCGAATGGGTACCGACGCCTCAACGAGGCCCTGCACGAGGTGGAACGCCGCCTGCCCGACGCGGCGGACGGCGAGGACGCCGCCCTCAGCCGCAAGATCGCCGGGCACGTGGCCGCGTTCGAGGCGGCCATGAGCGACGACTTCAACACGCCCAAGGCAGTGGCGGCGCTGTTCGGCCTGACCACCGACGTGAACGCCGCCCTGAACGCCGGCGCCGTGCCGAACGCCACGCTGGTCGCCGCGCGTGACGCGTACCGTCAGCTTGGCGGCGACGTCCTCGGCCTGTTCGCGGACACTCAGGACGCCCGTCAGGATGACACGCAACTCGTGAGCGCCCTGATGGACCTCGTGCTCAAGGCCCGCCAGAACTACCGCCTGAACAAACAGTACGGCGAGGCCGACGAACTGCGTGACACGCTCACGAAGGTCGGCGTGACCGTCGAGGACACCAAGGACGGCCCGCGCTGGCGCCGCTAA
- a CDS encoding vWA domain-containing protein, whose product MTARAALLLTLLLTTAHAQTTCTPPTPAPDRARTVILLDVSGSMMGQGDGRAVIFPAVKAQLTRLIARQTGELHLVTFDAGVRSQVTYTLPQDRARALQALQATAANGRNTWLYRSLEATFARLAPDDAAATTVYVLTDGQNNDPARRYTAERAMRAFERVRGPLDHLYYLALGTVVPKDARDALRAGGHGSATELPLGLAPNLTDGQFPPALLDVPDRLTPTVRLPGTTRAELDPDRAGRDLSVTLAPGGTVRLNVPHPVPVGTTSLLCTRTPEGARRILLRFPEGLSGPPASPAAPLRPLGVTQANARSWTLVPVTPAARTALARGGSTTLRYRLTGVPSARVRLAPLPAGLSGTVRGVNARGDAPRGAEISVHLRNDRLARGAVVTPALLVGNVQVPLPAIRPAGTPAEALPSPEPGAAPPPARLSPWLLLIVAAAAFGAFMNRHRLVIPPPRRPAPAPTPAAPPPPVRTATPHPDGAAAALIAPVPSGFGRPLAFSLLGRALTVHGDHVTHHTPLPDGEHDLGVTLALPALLGLTVVRGASGATLTALPHGVTLTYGSVTLQPGDPLPEGVPLALSGLHEPASTPGLPYHLTRGNEPIPLDAGVARAVPPAASAVDLGEASGIAALSGLTILADGGAYYLSRLPGGVRVSAGGQGLKLGTALVPAGTYVLDGPALPEPLQLTWDAR is encoded by the coding sequence ATGACCGCGCGCGCCGCCCTGCTTCTCACCCTGCTGCTCACCACGGCGCACGCCCAGACCACCTGCACGCCCCCCACCCCCGCCCCGGACCGCGCACGCACCGTGATCCTCCTCGACGTCAGCGGCAGCATGATGGGCCAGGGCGACGGCCGCGCCGTCATCTTCCCCGCCGTCAAGGCGCAGCTCACGCGCCTGATCGCCCGGCAGACCGGCGAACTCCACCTCGTCACCTTTGACGCCGGCGTGCGCAGCCAGGTGACCTACACCCTCCCGCAGGACCGCGCGCGCGCGCTCCAGGCCCTGCAGGCCACCGCCGCGAACGGCCGCAACACCTGGCTGTACCGCAGCCTGGAAGCCACCTTCGCGCGCCTCGCCCCGGACGACGCTGCGGCCACGACCGTGTACGTCCTCACCGACGGCCAGAACAACGACCCGGCCCGCCGCTACACCGCCGAGCGGGCCATGCGCGCCTTCGAACGCGTGCGCGGCCCCCTCGACCACCTGTATTACCTCGCGCTCGGCACGGTCGTTCCCAAGGACGCGCGGGACGCCCTGCGTGCCGGAGGGCACGGCAGCGCCACCGAACTCCCCCTGGGCCTCGCCCCCAACCTCACAGACGGCCAGTTCCCCCCGGCCCTGCTCGACGTCCCGGACCGCCTGACGCCCACCGTGCGCCTGCCCGGCACCACCCGCGCGGAACTCGACCCGGACCGCGCCGGGCGCGACCTGAGCGTTACCCTCGCGCCCGGCGGCACCGTGCGCCTCAACGTCCCCCACCCGGTCCCCGTCGGCACCACCAGCCTGCTCTGCACCCGCACCCCCGAGGGTGCCCGGCGCATCCTGTTGCGCTTCCCTGAGGGCCTCAGCGGTCCCCCAGCCAGCCCGGCCGCGCCGCTGCGCCCCCTGGGCGTCACGCAGGCGAACGCGCGGAGCTGGACGCTGGTGCCCGTGACGCCCGCCGCACGCACCGCCCTCGCGCGCGGCGGGAGCACCACGCTGCGGTACCGCCTGACCGGCGTCCCCTCGGCACGCGTTCGCCTCGCACCTCTACCCGCCGGGCTGAGCGGCACAGTCCGCGGCGTGAACGCCCGCGGGGATGCGCCGCGCGGCGCGGAAATTAGCGTGCACCTCCGCAATGACCGCCTCGCCCGCGGCGCGGTCGTCACGCCCGCCCTGCTGGTCGGGAACGTGCAGGTGCCGCTGCCCGCCATCCGCCCCGCCGGAACGCCTGCGGAGGCGCTGCCCTCACCGGAGCCCGGCGCTGCGCCCCCCCCGGCGCGCCTGTCCCCCTGGCTGCTGCTCATCGTCGCGGCGGCAGCGTTCGGCGCGTTCATGAACCGGCACCGCCTGGTCATCCCGCCACCACGCCGCCCCGCGCCCGCGCCCACGCCCGCCGCGCCGCCCCCGCCTGTGCGGACGGCCACGCCCCACCCGGACGGCGCGGCGGCCGCGCTCATCGCGCCGGTGCCGTCCGGGTTCGGGCGGCCGCTGGCGTTCAGCCTGCTGGGGCGCGCCCTCACAGTGCACGGTGATCACGTCACGCACCACACGCCCCTGCCGGACGGGGAGCACGACCTGGGCGTCACGCTCGCGCTGCCTGCACTGCTGGGCCTCACCGTCGTGCGTGGCGCGAGCGGCGCGACCCTGACGGCCCTGCCGCACGGCGTGACCCTCACGTACGGCAGCGTCACCCTCCAGCCAGGCGACCCGCTGCCCGAGGGCGTGCCGCTTGCGCTCAGCGGCCTGCATGAACCGGCGAGCACACCGGGCCTCCCCTATCACCTCACGCGCGGCAATGAACCGATCCCGCTGGACGCGGGCGTGGCGCGCGCCGTGCCGCCCGCCGCGAGCGCCGTGGACCTCGGGGAGGCGAGCGGCATCGCGGCACTGTCGGGCCTCACGATCCTCGCGGACGGCGGCGCGTACTACCTGAGTCGCCTGCCCGGCGGCGTTCGCGTGAGCGCCGGCGGGCAGGGCCTGAAGCTCGGCACGGCCCTCGTACCCGCCGGTACGTACGTGCTCGACGGGCCCGCGCTGCCCGAGCCGCTGCAGCTCACCTGGGACGCCCGCTGA
- a CDS encoding DNA topoisomerase subunit B yields the protein MSQTEYTADQISILKGLEAVRKRPGMYVQGGTGIDGYHQLLTEIIDNGIDEGLAGFADTIQVIMHADGSATVIDNGRGIPVDIMKSEGRPAIEVIFMELHAGGKFGQGAYKVSGGLHGVGSSVVNALSSYLDVTVNKHGKLHNVRFERGELTTPLRVVGPTPADVDWSTKVSFHPDPAVFSEFENKFDYDRIRRRLRELAYLTGLKIVLRDERTDLHAGQVREEIFHEKGGIANFARALVTDDTKLLYAEPIVMRGTHSDVEVEVAFIHANTYSADNILTYANMIRTRDGGTPLTGFKTAYTRILNKYAKEKNLVKSGNPVPSGEDLLEGIYCVVSVKLGEPQFESQAKVKLLNSEAQTAVNAIVGEKFAEFLEENPKIGKIIVEKAAEAARAREAARKARDIVRRSNPLENDDLPGKLADCSSQDPSESELFIVEGNSAGGSAKSGRERRFQAILPLRGKILNVEKAELNKILKNAEIRALIGAIGAGVEGTGDNMHFDLSNLRYHKVIIMTDADMDGGHIATLLLTFFFRYMRPVVEQGYLYIAQPPLYRLTVGREKKGTYLYNEDDLRVLTKQATRDGKKFEIQRFKGLGEMNADQLWDTTMNPETRTLKRVSIEDLISANETFEALMGSEVAPRKLFIQENARFAEISI from the coding sequence ATGAGCCAAACAGAATACACCGCAGACCAAATCAGCATCCTCAAGGGTCTCGAAGCGGTCCGCAAACGCCCCGGCATGTACGTCCAGGGCGGCACCGGCATTGACGGCTACCACCAGCTCCTCACCGAAATTATCGACAACGGCATCGACGAAGGCCTCGCCGGCTTCGCCGACACCATCCAGGTCATCATGCACGCCGACGGCAGCGCCACCGTCATCGACAACGGCCGTGGCATCCCCGTCGACATCATGAAAAGCGAAGGCCGACCCGCCATCGAAGTCATCTTCATGGAACTCCACGCGGGCGGCAAATTCGGCCAGGGCGCCTACAAGGTCTCCGGCGGCCTCCACGGCGTCGGCAGCAGCGTCGTGAACGCCCTCAGCAGCTACCTCGACGTCACCGTCAACAAACACGGCAAGCTCCACAACGTCCGCTTCGAACGTGGTGAACTCACCACGCCCCTGCGTGTGGTCGGCCCCACCCCCGCCGACGTCGACTGGAGCACCAAGGTCAGCTTCCACCCCGACCCCGCCGTCTTCAGCGAATTCGAGAACAAGTTCGACTACGACCGCATCCGCCGCCGCCTCCGCGAACTCGCGTACCTCACGGGCCTGAAAATCGTGCTGCGCGACGAACGCACCGACCTGCACGCCGGCCAGGTCCGCGAAGAAATCTTCCACGAGAAGGGCGGCATCGCCAACTTCGCCCGCGCACTGGTCACCGACGACACCAAACTGCTGTACGCCGAACCCATCGTCATGCGCGGCACGCACAGCGACGTCGAGGTGGAAGTCGCGTTCATCCACGCGAACACCTACAGCGCCGACAACATCCTCACGTACGCCAACATGATCCGCACGCGCGACGGCGGCACGCCCCTCACCGGCTTCAAAACCGCGTACACCCGTATCCTCAACAAGTACGCCAAAGAGAAGAACCTCGTGAAGAGCGGCAACCCCGTCCCCAGCGGCGAGGACCTCCTTGAAGGCATCTACTGCGTCGTGAGCGTCAAACTCGGCGAGCCGCAGTTCGAATCGCAGGCGAAAGTCAAGCTGCTCAACAGCGAAGCGCAGACGGCCGTGAACGCCATCGTCGGCGAGAAATTCGCCGAATTCCTCGAAGAGAACCCCAAAATTGGCAAGATCATCGTCGAGAAGGCTGCCGAAGCCGCCCGCGCCCGCGAAGCCGCCCGCAAGGCCCGCGACATCGTGCGCCGCAGCAACCCCCTCGAAAACGACGACCTGCCCGGGAAGCTCGCGGACTGCAGCAGCCAGGACCCCAGCGAAAGCGAACTGTTCATCGTGGAAGGGAACTCCGCCGGTGGCAGCGCCAAGAGCGGCCGTGAACGCCGCTTCCAGGCGATCCTCCCGCTGCGCGGCAAGATCCTGAACGTCGAAAAGGCCGAGCTGAACAAGATCCTCAAGAACGCTGAGATCCGCGCCCTCATCGGCGCGATCGGCGCGGGCGTCGAAGGCACCGGCGACAACATGCACTTCGACCTGTCCAACCTCCGCTACCACAAGGTCATCATCATGACCGACGCGGACATGGACGGCGGCCACATCGCCACGCTGCTGCTGACCTTCTTCTTCCGCTACATGCGTCCCGTCGTCGAGCAGGGTTACCTGTACATCGCGCAGCCGCCCCTGTACCGCCTCACTGTGGGCCGCGAGAAGAAAGGCACGTACCTCTACAACGAGGACGACCTGCGCGTCCTGACGAAGCAGGCCACGAGGGACGGCAAGAAGTTCGAGATCCAGCGTTTCAAAGGCCTCGGCGAAATGAACGCCGACCAGCTGTGGGACACCACCATGAACCCCGAAACGCGCACCCTCAAGCGCGTCAGCATCGAGGACCTGATCTCCGCCAACGAAACCTTCGAGGCCCTGATGGGCAGCGAAGTCGCGCCGCGCAAACTGTTCATCCAGGAGAACGCCCGCTTCGCGGAAATCAGCATCTGA
- a CDS encoding glycosyltransferase family 1 protein, whose protein sequence is MNTALDLIVIAHLRWDFVFQRPQHLMTRAARDRRVYYVEEPIFGEGNDWLDVRRDPSGVTVCTPHIEAGHSPADSQARTAILLRDLVKQERLQRYALWVYTPMELPITAHLRPAVTIYDCMDELANFRHAPPELRERERELFRRADVVFTGGHRLYEAKCQQHPNVFPFPSSVEVEHFAQARAGLADPADQRDLPRPRLGFYGVIDERFDIDLIRDVAARRPEWHFVFLGPIVKIDPADLPAGANIHYLGQKGYADLPAYLAHWDVALLPFARNESTEFISPTKTPEYLAAGVPVVSTGIRDVIRPYGEQKLVHIADDADAFEAACATALAERSTTAHHDRQARADALLAQTSWDRTWDAMSRQIYAAAQPEAADD, encoded by the coding sequence ATGAACACGGCACTCGATCTTATTGTGATCGCGCACTTACGTTGGGATTTCGTTTTTCAGCGACCGCAACACCTGATGACGCGCGCGGCCCGCGACCGCCGCGTCTATTACGTTGAAGAACCCATCTTCGGCGAAGGCAACGACTGGCTTGACGTCCGCCGCGACCCGAGCGGCGTGACCGTCTGCACCCCACACATCGAAGCTGGTCACAGCCCCGCCGACTCCCAGGCGCGCACCGCCATCCTCCTGCGCGACCTCGTGAAACAGGAACGCCTTCAGCGCTACGCCCTCTGGGTGTACACGCCCATGGAACTGCCCATCACCGCGCACCTCCGTCCCGCCGTCACCATCTACGACTGCATGGACGAACTGGCGAACTTCCGCCACGCCCCCCCAGAACTGCGCGAACGCGAGCGGGAGCTGTTCCGCCGCGCCGACGTCGTCTTCACCGGCGGCCACCGCCTCTACGAAGCCAAGTGCCAGCAGCACCCCAACGTCTTCCCCTTCCCCAGCAGTGTCGAAGTCGAGCACTTCGCGCAGGCCCGCGCCGGCCTCGCCGACCCCGCCGACCAACGTGACCTGCCGCGTCCCCGCCTCGGCTTCTACGGCGTCATCGATGAGCGGTTCGACATCGACCTGATCCGCGACGTCGCCGCACGCCGCCCCGAATGGCACTTCGTGTTCCTCGGCCCCATCGTGAAAATCGACCCGGCCGACCTTCCTGCCGGCGCCAACATCCACTACCTCGGCCAGAAAGGGTACGCGGACCTGCCCGCCTACCTCGCGCACTGGGACGTGGCGCTGCTGCCCTTCGCCCGCAACGAATCCACCGAATTCATCTCGCCGACCAAAACGCCCGAGTACCTCGCTGCAGGCGTGCCCGTCGTGTCCACCGGCATCCGTGACGTAATCCGCCCATACGGCGAGCAGAAACTCGTGCACATCGCTGACGACGCCGACGCCTTCGAGGCCGCCTGCGCCACCGCTCTCGCCGAACGCAGCACGACCGCTCACCATGACCGCCAGGCACGCGCCGACGCGCTGCTCGCACAGACGTCCTGGGACCGCACCTGGGACGCCATGAGCCGCCAGATCTACGCGGCCGCTCAACCGGAGGCCGCCGATGACTGA
- the glf gene encoding UDP-galactopyranose mutase, translated as MTEFNPTRFDYLIVGAGFAGSVLAERLASELGARVLIVDKRPHIGGNAYDRYDDAGILIHPYGPHIFHTNSKDVFDYLSNFTEWRPYQHRVLASVDGQELPIPINLDTVNKLYGLNLTSFQVEEFFESVAEKVEQVRTSEDVVVSKVGRDLYNKFFRGYTRKQWGLDPSELDASVTARVPTRTNRDDRYFADTYQAMPLHGYTRMFEQMLSHPNIKVMLNTDYREIVDIIPFDHMIYTGPVDAFFDFKYGKLPYRSLEFVHETHAREHFQPVGTVNYPNDYGYTRISEFKYITGQEHKHTSVVYEYPRAEGDPYYPVPRPENAELYKQYEAEAKAREDVTFVGRLATYRYYNMDQVVAQALTTFNKLRARHEARVSQTVTALEV; from the coding sequence ATGACTGAATTCAACCCCACCCGTTTCGACTACCTGATCGTCGGCGCCGGCTTCGCCGGCAGCGTCCTCGCCGAACGTCTCGCTTCGGAGCTCGGCGCGCGCGTCCTGATCGTCGACAAGCGCCCGCACATCGGCGGGAACGCCTACGACCGCTACGACGACGCGGGCATCCTGATCCACCCGTACGGCCCGCACATCTTCCACACCAACAGCAAGGACGTCTTCGACTACCTGTCGAACTTCACCGAGTGGCGTCCGTACCAGCACCGCGTGCTCGCCAGCGTCGACGGTCAGGAACTCCCGATTCCCATCAACCTCGACACCGTGAACAAGCTGTACGGCCTGAACCTCACGTCCTTCCAGGTCGAGGAGTTCTTCGAGTCCGTCGCGGAAAAGGTCGAGCAGGTCCGCACCAGCGAGGACGTCGTCGTCAGCAAGGTCGGCCGTGACCTGTACAACAAGTTCTTCCGCGGCTACACCCGTAAGCAGTGGGGCCTGGACCCCAGCGAACTCGACGCGAGCGTGACGGCGCGCGTGCCCACCCGCACGAACCGCGACGACCGCTACTTCGCGGACACGTACCAGGCGATGCCACTGCACGGGTACACCCGCATGTTCGAGCAGATGCTCTCGCACCCGAACATCAAGGTGATGCTGAATACCGACTACCGCGAGATCGTGGACATCATCCCGTTCGACCACATGATCTACACCGGCCCGGTGGACGCGTTCTTCGACTTCAAGTACGGCAAGCTCCCGTACCGCAGCCTGGAGTTCGTGCACGAAACGCACGCGCGTGAGCACTTCCAGCCAGTCGGCACTGTGAACTACCCGAACGACTACGGGTACACGCGCATCAGCGAGTTCAAGTACATCACCGGGCAGGAGCACAAGCACACCAGCGTCGTGTACGAGTACCCGCGCGCGGAAGGCGACCCGTACTACCCGGTACCCCGACCTGAGAACGCCGAGCTCTACAAGCAGTACGAAGCGGAAGCGAAAGCGCGCGAGGACGTCACGTTCGTTGGCCGCCTCGCCACGTACCGCTACTACAACATGGATCAGGTCGTCGCGCAGGCGCTCACCACCTTCAACAAACTCCGCGCGCGCCACGAGGCCCGCGTCAGCCAAACGGTGACCGCCCTGGAGGTGTGA
- a CDS encoding family 1 glycosylhydrolase: protein MRPLELWVGVEPTVSRVGDTTMDQLHLSGFHHRLDDIDRLASLGAKRVRFPLLWERTAPNGVDTCAWAWADERLQRLQDLGVDPIVGLVHHGSGPMDTHLLDPNFEVGLARYARAVAQRYPHITQYTPVNEPLTTARFAALYGHWYPHARDDLSFWHALKHQLRATVLAMRAIREVNPGAQLVQTEDLGRTYSTPHLQYQADFENERRWISMDLLMGRVDETHPMWAYLRGIGASEPDILWFAENPCPPDIFGLNSYVTSERFLDERLDHYPQHMHGGNGRDQYVDVEAVRVNGAFLTGPGERLRETYERYGRPVAITEVHLGCTREEQLRWLREVWDDAQAVSHAGVDVRGVTIWSAFGAHDWNSLLTQQNGHYESGVWDVRAPAPRPTAMAALARDLSAGRTPTHPVLSSPGWWRRRERLTYPPHGTVREEPVSGPRLLITGATGTLGQAFARACAIRGLPYHLLDRRALDITDEASIHAALDLHQPWAVINTAGYVRVDDAETDPRNTRENTHGPHLLALACAQRGVPLMTFSSDLVFDGTKGAPYVESDAVNPLNAYGRSKADAERLVLQAAPDALVIRTSAFFGPWDPYNFAAYVVRELQAGRTVRAAGDQVVSPTYVPDLTCAALDLLIDGERGIWHLANAGALSWADFARRVARVGGLSERLVEAVSTADLHQKAARPAASALISERGWIMPSLDVAIEHWYAHTAQRPRETQAAD from the coding sequence ATGCGTCCCCTGGAGCTCTGGGTGGGCGTCGAACCCACCGTCAGCCGCGTGGGCGACACCACCATGGATCAGTTGCACCTCAGCGGCTTCCATCACCGTCTGGACGACATTGACCGCCTCGCCTCGCTCGGCGCGAAACGCGTGCGCTTCCCCCTGCTGTGGGAGCGCACCGCCCCGAACGGCGTGGACACCTGCGCTTGGGCGTGGGCGGACGAGCGCCTGCAGCGCCTGCAAGACCTCGGCGTGGACCCCATCGTGGGTCTCGTGCACCACGGCAGCGGCCCGATGGACACGCACCTGCTCGACCCGAACTTCGAGGTGGGGCTCGCGCGGTACGCCCGCGCGGTCGCGCAGCGCTACCCGCACATCACGCAGTACACGCCGGTGAACGAGCCCCTCACGACCGCGCGATTCGCGGCGCTGTACGGCCACTGGTACCCGCACGCCCGCGATGACCTGAGCTTCTGGCACGCGCTGAAGCACCAGCTGCGCGCCACGGTCCTCGCCATGCGCGCCATCCGCGAGGTGAACCCGGGCGCGCAACTCGTGCAGACCGAGGACCTGGGCCGCACGTACAGCACGCCGCACCTGCAGTACCAGGCGGACTTCGAGAACGAACGCCGCTGGATCAGCATGGACCTGCTGATGGGACGCGTGGACGAGACGCACCCCATGTGGGCGTACCTCAGGGGCATCGGCGCGAGCGAACCGGACATCCTGTGGTTCGCGGAGAACCCCTGCCCGCCGGACATTTTCGGGCTGAACAGCTACGTCACCAGCGAACGCTTCCTCGACGAACGCCTCGACCACTACCCGCAGCATATGCACGGCGGGAACGGCCGCGACCAGTACGTCGACGTGGAAGCCGTGCGCGTGAACGGCGCGTTCCTGACCGGCCCCGGTGAGCGCCTCCGCGAGACGTACGAACGTTACGGCCGCCCCGTCGCCATCACCGAAGTGCACCTCGGCTGCACCCGCGAGGAGCAGCTGCGCTGGCTGCGGGAAGTCTGGGACGACGCGCAGGCCGTCAGCCACGCGGGCGTGGACGTCCGCGGCGTCACGATCTGGTCCGCGTTCGGCGCGCACGACTGGAACTCCCTGCTCACGCAGCAAAATGGCCACTACGAGAGCGGCGTGTGGGACGTACGCGCGCCCGCACCGCGCCCCACGGCCATGGCCGCCCTCGCCCGCGACCTCAGTGCCGGCCGCACGCCCACGCACCCGGTTCTCAGCAGTCCCGGCTGGTGGCGCCGCCGTGAGCGCCTCACGTACCCGCCGCACGGCACCGTGCGTGAAGAACCCGTCAGCGGCCCGCGGCTGCTCATCACGGGGGCCACTGGCACGCTCGGGCAGGCGTTCGCGCGCGCCTGCGCCATCCGCGGCCTGCCGTACCACCTGCTGGACCGCCGCGCCCTCGACATCACCGATGAGGCGTCCATCCACGCGGCGCTCGACCTGCACCAGCCGTGGGCGGTCATCAACACGGCCGGGTACGTCCGCGTGGACGACGCCGAAACGGACCCCCGCAACACCCGCGAGAACACGCACGGCCCGCACCTCCTCGCGCTCGCGTGCGCGCAGCGCGGCGTGCCCCTGATGACGTTCTCGTCCGACCTGGTGTTCGACGGCACGAAGGGCGCCCCCTACGTCGAGAGTGACGCCGTGAACCCCCTGAACGCGTACGGACGCAGCAAGGCCGACGCGGAACGCCTCGTGCTGCAGGCCGCCCCGGACGCCCTGGTGATCCGCACGAGCGCCTTCTTCGGACCCTGGGACCCGTACAACTTCGCCGCGTACGTCGTCCGCGAGCTGCAGGCCGGGCGGACCGTACGCGCCGCCGGCGATCAGGTCGTGTCCCCGACGTACGTCCCGGACCTCACGTGCGCGGCTCTGGACCTGCTCATCGATGGGGAGCGCGGCATCTGGCACCTCGCGAACGCCGGCGCGCTCAGCTGGGCGGACTTCGCGCGGCGCGTCGCCCGCGTGGGCGGCCTCAGCGAGCGCCTCGTGGAAGCCGTGTCCACGGCGGACCTGCACCAGAAGGCCGCGCGGCCCGCCGCCAGCGCCCTGATCAGCGAACGAGGCTGGATCATGCCCAGCCTCGACGTCGCCATCGAACACTGGTACGCGCACACCGCGCAGCGCCCCAGGGAGACCCAGGCGGCAGACTAA